The genomic stretch GCCGCCGGTCTAATACAAACCTTGAAAGGAATAGGGCCGTATACGGTCTTCGCACCCACCGATGAAGCGTTTGCGAAGATTCCCAAAGATGAGCTCAACGCTCTTCTACAGGATAAGCAAGCGTTGACTAAGGTGTTGACCTACCATGTCGTTCCCGGAAAGGTAACTGCCATGGACATCAAGAAGCTCGACACCGCGAAGACCGCGGAGGGCCAATCGCTTTCGATCGATACGAGTTCCGGCCTCAAAGTGGGCGGCGCGAATGTGGTCAAAGGAGACATTATGACGACCAACGGGGTTATCCACGTCATCGACACCGTGCTCGTTCCGAACTGAACACCACAATCTGTTTCCTTTTACCAATACTTAATACAGAAGGAATTAAACATGGCAACGCATAGCATAAATACGACAGATCGCATCGCCCTGATTCTCGTCATCGTAGGGGCAATCAACTGGGGCCTAGTCGGCTTCGCTCAATTCGACTTGGTGGCAGCGTTGTTCGGCGGACAGGCCGCTATCGTCAGCCGCATCGTCTATGCCCTGGTCGGACTTGCCG from Burkholderiales bacterium encodes the following:
- a CDS encoding fasciclin domain-containing protein, whose amino-acid sequence is MTIITTQVSAADVQPQISARQDIVETAVAAGSFNTLVTALKAAGLIQTLKGIGPYTVFAPTDEAFAKIPKDELNALLQDKQALTKVLTYHVVPGKVTAMDIKKLDTAKTAEGQSLSIDTSSGLKVGGANVVKGDIMTTNGVIHVIDTVLVPN
- a CDS encoding DUF378 domain-containing protein, which encodes MATHSINTTDRIALILVIVGAINWGLVGFAQFDLVAALFGGQAAIVSRIVYALVGLAGLYCIRLLLKPSASSSVTPSKAF